From the Chitinolyticbacter meiyuanensis genome, one window contains:
- a CDS encoding MFS transporter, with translation MASDSLPAKAIPVLVSSTFAFTICFAVWMMFAVIGIPIKAQLGLSETQFGLLAAMPVLTGSLVRVPLGLWTDRYGGRIVLFLLMLATVPAIWLMSYATAYWHFLVLALFVGVAGGSFSVGTPYVARWFPKHRQGLAMGVFGAGNSGSALTKFAAPALIAAAGGAWMIVPQVYAAAMLLTAVLFWLGSSSDPAHKVPATVSLTAQLRMLKDPRVWRYCQYYSVVFGGYVALALWMTKYYIGEYGFDMRLAALLAACFSLPGGVLRAVGGWISDRFGAYKTTWWVMWVCWVCFFLLSYPQTQFTISTVEGLRTFHMGLNPWLFTGLLFVVGVTTAIGKASVFKFIADEFPQQIGAVSGMVGLAGGLGGFLLPVLFGIALDLTGIRSSAFMLLYGTVCVSLVWMHFSFRAARTTQEPQPALRPIP, from the coding sequence ATGGCCTCCGACTCCCTTCCCGCCAAAGCCATTCCGGTGCTGGTCTCCAGCACCTTTGCCTTCACCATCTGTTTTGCCGTCTGGATGATGTTTGCCGTGATCGGCATCCCGATCAAGGCACAGCTTGGGTTATCCGAAACCCAGTTCGGCCTGCTGGCCGCCATGCCGGTGCTCACCGGTTCGCTGGTGCGGGTGCCGCTGGGGCTGTGGACCGATCGCTACGGCGGCCGCATCGTGCTGTTCCTGTTGATGCTTGCCACGGTGCCGGCGATCTGGCTGATGAGCTATGCCACGGCCTACTGGCATTTCCTGGTGCTGGCGCTGTTTGTCGGTGTCGCCGGCGGTTCTTTCTCGGTGGGCACGCCCTACGTGGCGCGCTGGTTTCCCAAGCACCGCCAGGGCCTGGCCATGGGCGTGTTTGGTGCCGGCAATTCCGGTTCGGCGCTGACCAAGTTTGCGGCTCCGGCGCTGATCGCAGCGGCGGGCGGCGCCTGGATGATCGTGCCGCAAGTGTATGCGGCGGCCATGCTGCTCACAGCGGTGCTGTTCTGGCTGGGGTCGTCCTCCGATCCGGCACACAAGGTGCCGGCCACGGTGAGCCTCACCGCGCAGCTGCGCATGCTCAAGGACCCCCGTGTCTGGCGCTACTGCCAGTACTACTCGGTGGTGTTCGGCGGCTATGTCGCGCTCGCGCTGTGGATGACCAAGTACTACATCGGCGAATACGGTTTCGACATGCGCCTTGCGGCCTTGCTGGCTGCCTGCTTCTCCCTGCCCGGTGGCGTGTTGCGCGCCGTAGGAGGCTGGATCTCTGATCGCTTCGGCGCCTACAAGACCACTTGGTGGGTGATGTGGGTGTGCTGGGTCTGCTTCTTCCTGCTGAGCTATCCGCAGACGCAGTTCACCATCAGCACCGTCGAAGGTTTGCGCACCTTCCATATGGGGCTCAACCCTTGGTTGTTCACCGGCCTGCTGTTCGTCGTCGGCGTGACGACCGCGATCGGCAAGGCCTCGGTGTTCAAGTTCATTGCCGATGAGTTCCCGCAGCAGATCGGCGCGGTGTCCGGCATGGTCGGCCTCGCCGGCGGCTTGGGCGGCTTTCTGCTGCCGGTGCTGTTCGGCATCGCGCTCGATCTCACCGGCATCCGCTCCAGCGCCTTCATGCTGCTCTACGGCACCGTGTGCGTCAGTCTCGTCTGGATGCACTTCAGTTTCCGCGCCGCCCGCACCACGCAGGAACCGCAGCCCGCGCTCCGTCCCATTCCCTGA
- a CDS encoding NarK family nitrate/nitrite MFS transporter: MSSHVLNRWEPENAAFWQQTGARVANRNLWISIPALMLAFSVWMLWSVVVVNLDQAGFNFSKNQLFWLTALPALSGATLRIFYSFLVPVFGGRRWTAISTVSLLIPALGMGFALRDPSTTYPTLLVLALLCGLGGGNFSSSMANISFFFPKARKGLATGLNAGIGNLGVSVVQFLVPLVISVGVFGALGGAGQTTQSPQGVSTVWLQNAGFIWVPFIVAATLAAWFGMNDIADAKASFAEQAVIFKRHHNWLMCWLYLGTFGSFIGFSAGLAMLTKSQFPEVNPTQYAFLGPLVGALTRPLGGWLSDKVGGGRVTLWTFVAMALAVIGLMQFLPSAGQAGQFGGFLAVFILLFALTGIGNGSTFRMIPVIFLTERLRVAGKGEAAQRQATLEGNKEAAAVLGFSGAIGAYGGFFIPKSFGTAIAITGTPHAALWCFVLFYLSCVLITWWWYARRHAPMPC, from the coding sequence ATGTCCTCGCATGTGCTCAACCGCTGGGAGCCGGAAAACGCTGCCTTCTGGCAGCAGACCGGCGCCCGCGTCGCCAACCGCAACCTGTGGATTTCGATCCCGGCGCTGATGCTGGCCTTCAGTGTCTGGATGCTATGGAGCGTGGTGGTGGTCAATCTCGACCAGGCCGGCTTCAACTTCAGCAAGAACCAACTGTTCTGGCTGACCGCGCTGCCGGCCCTGTCCGGCGCCACGCTGCGCATCTTCTATTCCTTCCTGGTGCCGGTGTTCGGCGGGCGGCGCTGGACCGCCATCTCCACGGTCAGCCTGCTGATCCCGGCGCTCGGCATGGGCTTTGCGCTGCGCGACCCGTCAACCACCTATCCCACGCTGTTGGTGCTGGCCCTCTTGTGCGGTCTCGGCGGCGGCAACTTCAGCTCCAGCATGGCCAACATCAGCTTCTTCTTTCCCAAGGCGAGGAAGGGGCTGGCCACCGGGCTCAATGCCGGCATCGGCAACCTGGGCGTGAGTGTGGTGCAGTTCCTGGTGCCGTTGGTGATCTCGGTCGGGGTGTTTGGCGCACTGGGCGGTGCTGGCCAGACCACGCAATCACCGCAGGGCGTGAGCACCGTGTGGTTGCAGAACGCGGGCTTCATCTGGGTGCCCTTCATCGTGGCGGCCACTTTGGCTGCTTGGTTCGGCATGAACGATATCGCCGATGCCAAGGCCTCGTTCGCCGAGCAGGCGGTGATCTTCAAGCGCCACCACAACTGGCTGATGTGCTGGCTGTACCTCGGCACCTTCGGCTCCTTCATCGGTTTCTCGGCGGGCCTCGCCATGCTGACCAAATCGCAGTTTCCCGAGGTCAATCCCACGCAGTACGCGTTTTTGGGCCCGCTGGTGGGGGCGCTGACCCGGCCGCTCGGAGGCTGGTTGTCGGACAAGGTGGGCGGCGGGCGCGTCACGCTGTGGACCTTCGTTGCGATGGCACTGGCGGTGATCGGCCTGATGCAGTTCCTGCCCTCGGCTGGCCAGGCGGGGCAGTTCGGCGGCTTTCTCGCGGTGTTCATCTTGCTGTTCGCGCTCACCGGCATCGGCAATGGCTCCACCTTCCGCATGATCCCGGTGATCTTCCTCACCGAGCGGCTGCGCGTGGCCGGCAAGGGTGAAGCGGCGCAGCGGCAAGCCACACTCGAGGGCAACAAGGAGGCCGCAGCGGTGCTCGGCTTCTCCGGTGCGATCGGTGCCTACGGCGGCTTTTTCATTCCCAAGAGCTTCGGCACTGCCATCGCAATCACCGGTACCCCGCACGCGGCGCTGTGGTGCTTCGTGCTGTTCTACCTCAGTTGCGTGCTGATCACCTGGTGGTGGTATGCACGCCGCCACGCCCCGATGCCGTGCTGA